Proteins co-encoded in one Bacteroidales bacterium genomic window:
- a CDS encoding leucine-rich repeat domain-containing protein has protein sequence MRKLFVFLGVLLTLNTFGQGLSRDEIADFKVEGEELINYLEFTLNAIGDNELSPKEKDIIISESFLKMFRDDKVQVEDDLDASRETVTNKDVQAYLKDVDFFFKTAHFTFNILSIDVQIDENNKPFLLCNILRTLDAIDIKGDSISNDQQRFVEIELDSDRRDLKIASIYTTKLNENEENIRWWNLLSQTWKDILGTRAVVSDSISFSDIMIVDKNYFILKPTASETPELSNDTLSFLDTEKDTTAYAPIYTYDTIWLNDSIQIKQKESVFKALNKILEISDLNLSGNSEITELEPISKLSNLRTLDISFTQVQDIYPLRNLTKLHTLNCANTFIKSVDPLIYSMELAILNLSNSGISNIEPLSNLSNLRILDISNTEIDNLKAGLGMLSLEDLKMRNTLVTDLAPLNSLLTLNYLDISDNEQIESLEDLQQLSQLKVLYCNNTTVNNLEPLSTLEKLETLYCENTEIISLEGLGLLANLKKVYCDNSLLGRQKAIKFMKEHPNILVVYESKQLQMWWDELPERWKTIFANIAELDSIPTKEQLHKITTIKEINIAGDNLIKSLLPLEKLKNLQNLNASNTPISSLDGIGEAREMRILNFSNTKVQHLYSIESLNLIEELDLSSCLVKDLSPLNKLVNLKHLSIDNTEANNLKALEKLQNLRYLSADNTKIDTQQFEDFIELKKDILLIYQSKELISWWTNLSPSWKAIFTDHMHWTQKPNVESLHKLIQIRSLEIKENRLVNSLSPLAKLKHLRKIKINDTKITDVSPIKNLSYLREVDFSRNPIGELSSLQYLTNLEFIYLNNTPINNLEWLIGLSQLKVLDISGTEIKNLKELNNVIHLEKLIAYNTKISNIKPLEGLPDLILLKIYNSRVSAKKIASFKQKNPKCAIDFY, from the coding sequence ATGAGGAAATTATTCGTTTTCTTGGGTGTACTTTTAACATTAAATACCTTTGGCCAAGGGCTAAGCAGGGACGAGATTGCCGATTTTAAAGTTGAAGGCGAAGAACTTATTAACTACTTAGAATTTACTTTAAATGCTATTGGAGATAACGAGCTTTCGCCCAAAGAAAAAGATATTATCATTAGCGAATCCTTTCTTAAAATGTTTCGTGATGACAAAGTGCAAGTTGAAGATGATTTGGATGCAAGTAGAGAAACAGTCACAAACAAAGATGTTCAGGCCTACCTTAAAGATGTGGATTTCTTTTTTAAAACCGCCCATTTTACTTTTAATATACTTTCCATAGATGTTCAAATTGATGAAAACAACAAGCCCTTTCTTCTATGTAATATTTTACGAACTTTAGATGCGATAGATATCAAAGGAGATAGTATTTCTAACGACCAGCAACGCTTTGTGGAAATAGAATTAGATAGTGACAGAAGAGATTTGAAAATTGCCAGTATTTACACAACCAAGCTCAACGAAAATGAAGAAAATATTCGTTGGTGGAATCTCCTCTCCCAAACTTGGAAAGATATTTTAGGAACACGTGCTGTTGTCTCGGATTCTATATCTTTTTCCGATATTATGATAGTAGACAAAAACTATTTTATTCTGAAACCTACAGCATCAGAGACTCCCGAATTAAGTAATGATACTTTATCCTTTTTAGATACCGAGAAAGATACTACAGCATACGCTCCCATTTATACTTACGACACTATTTGGCTAAATGATTCTATCCAAATTAAGCAAAAAGAATCGGTGTTTAAAGCTTTAAACAAAATATTAGAAATTAGTGATTTAAATCTTTCGGGGAATTCTGAAATTACCGAGTTAGAGCCAATAAGCAAATTGAGCAATTTGCGAACTTTAGATATTTCTTTTACACAAGTACAAGATATTTACCCGCTCCGAAATTTAACCAAATTACACACTCTAAACTGCGCCAATACTTTTATCAAGTCTGTTGATCCTTTAATCTATTCTATGGAACTGGCTATATTAAACTTATCTAATTCCGGCATTTCCAACATAGAACCTCTTTCAAATCTCAGTAATTTAAGAATACTCGATATTTCAAATACAGAAATTGATAATTTAAAAGCCGGTCTTGGAATGCTATCTTTAGAAGATTTAAAAATGCGTAATACACTTGTTACGGATTTAGCACCATTAAACTCACTTTTAACACTTAACTATCTTGACATTAGCGATAATGAACAGATAGAATCTCTTGAAGATTTACAACAACTTAGTCAATTAAAAGTACTGTACTGTAATAATACGACTGTTAATAATTTAGAGCCCTTATCTACATTAGAAAAACTGGAAACCCTCTATTGTGAGAACACAGAAATTATCAGCCTTGAAGGCTTAGGATTGCTAGCAAACCTTAAAAAAGTATATTGTGATAACAGCCTGCTTGGACGTCAAAAAGCTATAAAATTTATGAAGGAGCACCCTAATATTTTAGTTGTATACGAAAGTAAACAATTGCAAATGTGGTGGGATGAATTACCTGAAAGATGGAAGACTATTTTTGCAAATATTGCAGAACTGGATTCTATTCCAACAAAAGAACAATTACACAAAATAACTACCATTAAGGAGATTAATATTGCCGGAGATAACTTAATAAAAAGCCTATTGCCTTTAGAGAAGCTGAAAAACTTACAAAATCTAAATGCTTCCAATACCCCAATCAGTAGCTTAGATGGAATTGGCGAAGCAAGAGAAATGCGTATACTAAACTTTTCAAATACTAAAGTACAACATCTTTACTCCATTGAAAGTTTAAATCTAATTGAAGAATTAGATTTGTCTTCTTGTTTAGTAAAAGATTTAAGTCCGCTTAATAAATTAGTTAATCTTAAACACCTTTCTATTGATAATACAGAAGCAAACAATCTAAAAGCCTTAGAAAAATTACAAAACCTACGTTATTTAAGTGCCGATAACACAAAAATCGATACGCAACAGTTTGAAGACTTTATTGAGCTTAAGAAAGACATCCTTCTTATTTATCAAAGCAAAGAATTAATTAGCTGGTGGACTAATTTATCACCTTCGTGGAAAGCCATCTTTACAGATCATATGCATTGGACACAAAAGCCAAACGTAGAGAGCCTTCATAAACTAATCCAAATAAGATCATTAGAAATAAAAGAAAACAGATTGGTTAACAGTCTATCACCTCTTGCTAAACTAAAACACCTTAGAAAAATAAAAATTAACGACACCAAAATAACCGATGTGTCTCCAATAAAAAATCTTTCTTATTTAAGAGAAGTTGATTTTTCCAGAAATCCAATTGGTGAGTTGAGCTCTCTGCAATACCTTACAAATTTGGAGTTTATTTACCTAAACAATACTCCTATCAATAATTTAGAATGGCTAATAGGCTTGTCGCAACTTAAGGTATTAGATATCTCCGGAACAGAAATTAAGAATCTGAAAGAACTAAATAACGTTATACATTTAGAAAAACTAATTGCTTATAATACCAAAATTAGTAACATTAAACCTTTGGAAGGTTTACCCGATTTAATTCTATTAAAGATATACAACTCCAGAGTATCTGCTAAAAAAATTGCTAGTTTCA